From Pseudoalteromonas sp. DL-6, one genomic window encodes:
- a CDS encoding RNA polymerase sigma factor, translated as MLMDANQPITDQVQQMLIDQVKNGDQLAYKALYDMHKAKVYGLCLRLIADEGHAQDATQEVFVQVWKKITQFDGRSQFSTWLYSVASNIAISYVRRQKHWLNKVISFEQSGMDEQTANDCNGLNGLDKLIVRLPERARMVFVLYAVEGYRHEEIATLLGMAVGSSKAQYHRARQLLKQWYENE; from the coding sequence ATGTTAATGGACGCTAATCAGCCAATAACTGATCAAGTGCAGCAAATGCTTATTGATCAAGTTAAAAATGGCGACCAGTTAGCCTATAAAGCGCTCTATGACATGCATAAAGCAAAAGTTTATGGCTTATGCCTGAGGCTCATTGCGGATGAGGGGCATGCGCAAGATGCTACCCAAGAAGTGTTTGTACAAGTATGGAAAAAAATAACGCAGTTTGATGGGCGATCGCAATTTTCCACTTGGCTTTATAGTGTCGCCAGTAATATTGCTATTAGTTATGTACGTAGGCAAAAACATTGGCTTAATAAAGTAATTAGCTTTGAGCAAAGCGGTATGGATGAACAAACTGCAAATGACTGTAACGGACTAAATGGACTGGATAAATTAATTGTTAGGCTGCCTGAGCGAGCAAGAATGGTATTTGTACTGTATGCAGTAGAAGGTTACAGGCATGAAGAAATTGCAACCCTATTAGGCATGGCGGTAGGCTCTAGTAAGGCGCAATATCATCGTGCAAGGCAATTATTAAAGCAGTGGTACGAAAATGAGTAA